In Streptomyces sp. NBC_00569, a single genomic region encodes these proteins:
- a CDS encoding SCO1417 family MocR-like transcription factor, whose amino-acid sequence MAQWTSAVGAAQLARLLTSQQTRPPGPGSRRPPAYRALADGIRLLVLEGRVPVAARLPAERELAVSLAVSRTTVAAAYEALRGEGFLESRRGAGSWTAVPAGNPLPARGLEPLPPEALGSMIDLGTAALPAPEPWLTRAVQGALGELPPYAHTHGDYPAGLPALREMLAERYTARGIPTMPEQIMVTTGAMGAIDAICHLFAGRGERIAVESPSYANILQLMREEGARLVPVAMAEGLAGWDLDRWRQVLRDAAPRLAYVVADFHNPTGALADEDQRRQLVEAARSAGTVLVVDETMTELHFDPDLDMPRRVCAFDPAGSTVITVGSASKAFWAGMRIGWVRAAPDVIRSLVAARAYADLGTPVLEQLAVNWLLSTGGWEEAVELRRSQARDNSAALVAALRREVPDWEFDVPVGGLTLWVRAGGLSGSRLAEVGERVGVRVPSGPRFGVDGAFEGYVRLPFTVSGAVADEAAVRLAAAARLVREGGASGAEPPRTLIA is encoded by the coding sequence ATGGCTCAGTGGACTTCGGCGGTCGGCGCGGCTCAGCTCGCCCGGCTGCTCACCTCCCAGCAGACACGCCCTCCGGGCCCCGGGAGCCGCCGTCCGCCCGCCTACCGCGCCCTCGCCGACGGCATCCGCCTCCTCGTCCTCGAAGGGCGCGTACCCGTCGCTGCGCGCCTGCCCGCCGAACGCGAGCTCGCCGTCTCCCTGGCCGTCAGCCGCACGACCGTCGCCGCCGCCTACGAGGCGTTGCGCGGCGAGGGATTCCTCGAATCGCGCAGGGGGGCGGGCAGCTGGACGGCCGTGCCGGCCGGGAACCCGCTGCCCGCGCGCGGCCTCGAGCCCCTGCCGCCCGAGGCTCTCGGCTCGATGATCGACCTCGGCACCGCGGCCCTGCCCGCCCCCGAGCCCTGGCTGACCCGCGCCGTCCAGGGCGCGCTCGGCGAACTCCCGCCCTACGCGCACACCCACGGCGACTACCCGGCGGGCCTGCCCGCGCTGCGCGAGATGCTGGCCGAGCGCTACACAGCCCGCGGTATTCCGACCATGCCCGAGCAGATCATGGTGACCACCGGCGCGATGGGCGCGATCGACGCGATCTGTCATCTGTTCGCGGGTCGCGGCGAGCGCATCGCCGTCGAGTCGCCCTCGTACGCCAACATCCTCCAGCTGATGCGCGAGGAGGGCGCACGGCTCGTCCCGGTCGCCATGGCCGAGGGGCTCGCGGGATGGGACCTCGACCGCTGGCGGCAGGTCCTGCGCGACGCGGCGCCCCGTCTCGCCTACGTCGTCGCCGACTTCCACAACCCGACCGGGGCGCTCGCCGACGAGGACCAGCGCAGGCAGCTCGTCGAGGCGGCGCGCTCGGCCGGCACGGTGCTCGTCGTCGACGAGACCATGACCGAGCTCCATTTCGACCCCGACCTGGACATGCCCCGCCGCGTCTGCGCCTTCGACCCGGCGGGCTCCACCGTCATCACGGTCGGCTCGGCGAGCAAGGCTTTCTGGGCGGGCATGCGCATCGGCTGGGTGCGGGCGGCGCCCGATGTGATCCGCAGCCTCGTGGCCGCGCGCGCCTACGCCGACCTCGGCACGCCGGTCCTGGAGCAGCTGGCCGTGAACTGGCTGCTCAGTACGGGCGGTTGGGAGGAGGCCGTGGAGCTGCGCCGCAGCCAGGCGAGGGACAACAGCGCCGCGCTGGTGGCCGCGCTGCGCCGCGAGGTGCCCGACTGGGAGTTCGACGTGCCGGTCGGCGGGCTGACGCTGTGGGTGCGTGCCGGAGGTCTGTCGGGGTCCCGGCTCGCGGAGGTCGGCGAACGCGTCGGCGTACGGGTGCCCTCGGGTCCTCGCTTCGGGGTGGACGGCGCCTTCGAGGGCTATGTGCGGCTGCCGTTCACCGTTTCCGGGGCGGTCGCCGACGAGGCGGCGGTGCGGCTCGCGGCGGCGGCGCGGCTCGTGCGGGAAGGCGGAGCATCCGGGGCTGAGCCGCCGCGGACACTCATCGCGTAG
- a CDS encoding SGNH/GDSL hydrolase family protein: MSAVLRFVALGDSLTEGVGDPVGGAWRGWAELLSTGLTPDGTPVEFHNFAASGAQTSDVLARQMPQALALRPDIASVLVGVNDTLRRTFDIHAVAARLDHVYAAFTEQGAVLLTACLPDPGTMLGLPGLLGRPLARRQQAVNSVVHALSERYGAVHLHAAEGAWVADRSMWSADRLHPGERGHRMLAARFHALLAADGHAQGTPPSPQPERPAPTRSASLLWLATAGTGWVARRCTDLLPQLLTLAADELRHRARGTSARLDLRASSSALAALAAVEQADAA, encoded by the coding sequence ATGAGCGCGGTACTGCGGTTCGTCGCGCTCGGGGACTCACTCACCGAAGGGGTCGGCGACCCGGTGGGAGGCGCCTGGCGCGGCTGGGCCGAGCTGCTCTCCACCGGTCTCACCCCGGACGGCACACCCGTGGAGTTCCACAACTTCGCGGCGAGCGGCGCCCAGACATCTGACGTCCTCGCCCGGCAGATGCCCCAGGCGCTCGCTCTGCGGCCCGACATCGCCTCCGTCCTCGTCGGCGTCAACGACACCCTGCGCCGCACGTTCGACATCCACGCCGTGGCCGCCCGCCTCGACCACGTGTACGCGGCGTTCACGGAACAGGGCGCGGTCCTGCTCACGGCGTGCCTGCCCGACCCCGGCACGATGCTGGGGCTGCCCGGGCTGCTCGGCCGGCCTCTCGCGAGGCGCCAGCAGGCGGTGAACTCGGTCGTCCACGCCCTGTCCGAGCGTTACGGCGCCGTGCATCTGCACGCGGCCGAGGGGGCATGGGTCGCCGACCGCTCCATGTGGAGCGCGGACCGGCTGCACCCCGGTGAACGGGGGCACCGGATGCTCGCCGCGCGGTTCCACGCCCTGCTCGCGGCCGACGGGCACGCCCAGGGCACGCCGCCGTCGCCGCAGCCCGAACGGCCCGCGCCCACGCGCTCGGCGAGCTTGTTGTGGCTCGCCACGGCCGGCACGGGCTGGGTCGCACGGCGGTGCACCGACCTGCTGCCCCAGCTCCTCACCCTCGCCGCGGACGAGCTGCGCCACCGGGCACGTGGCACCAGCGCCCGTCTGGACCTGCGGGCGTCCAGCTCGGCGCTCGCGGCGCTGGCGGCCGTGGAACAGGCGGACGCGGCGTGA
- a CDS encoding glycosyltransferase family 4 protein, producing MRVVIVTESFPPDINGVAHCALQTARHLAARGHDPLVIAPATAPGPDADTDAPCPVIRVPSLPLPGYPQVRVALPSRRVAAAVAAHGAELVHLASPFILGVRGMAAASRLRIPAVAVYQTDLAGYARTYMGAGEATAWRRIRSVHGAADRTLAPSSAAVRDLEVHGVPRVRLWPRGVDTVRFRPDLRDGALRRELAPDGELIVGYVGRLAPEKQVDLLAGACALDGVRVVVVGDGPSEPGLREALPGAVFLGRRTGAELARIFASLDIFAHTGPYETFCQTVQEAMASGVPVIAPAAGGPLDLVAHGRTGLLVAPGDAAAVRDAVWSLAEDPLRRLAYGAAGRSTVEGRTWAAVGDQLVGHYEDVLDARTAVAA from the coding sequence ATGCGTGTCGTCATCGTCACCGAGTCCTTTCCCCCCGACATCAACGGTGTGGCTCACTGCGCCCTGCAGACCGCCCGGCACCTCGCCGCCCGCGGTCACGATCCCCTCGTCATCGCCCCGGCCACCGCGCCGGGCCCTGACGCCGACACCGACGCCCCTTGCCCCGTCATACGGGTGCCGTCCCTGCCCCTGCCGGGCTACCCGCAGGTCAGGGTGGCGCTGCCGAGCCGCCGGGTCGCCGCCGCCGTGGCCGCGCACGGCGCCGAACTCGTCCATCTGGCCAGCCCGTTCATCCTCGGCGTGCGCGGCATGGCCGCCGCGTCACGGCTGCGGATCCCCGCCGTCGCCGTCTACCAGACCGACCTCGCCGGTTACGCGCGTACGTACATGGGGGCCGGTGAGGCGACCGCTTGGCGGCGGATCCGCAGCGTCCACGGTGCCGCCGACCGCACACTCGCCCCGTCCAGCGCCGCGGTGCGCGACCTTGAGGTGCACGGGGTGCCGCGCGTGCGGCTCTGGCCACGCGGGGTGGACACCGTCCGCTTCCGGCCCGACCTGCGCGACGGGGCCCTGCGGCGCGAGCTCGCCCCTGACGGAGAGCTGATCGTCGGCTACGTCGGCCGGCTCGCCCCCGAGAAACAAGTCGACTTGTTGGCAGGCGCCTGCGCCCTCGACGGTGTGCGCGTGGTCGTCGTCGGCGACGGCCCCAGCGAGCCCGGCCTGCGCGAGGCACTCCCCGGCGCCGTCTTCCTCGGCCGCCGCACCGGTGCCGAACTCGCCCGCATCTTCGCCTCGTTGGACATCTTCGCCCACACGGGGCCCTACGAGACGTTCTGCCAGACCGTGCAGGAGGCCATGGCCAGCGGCGTGCCGGTGATCGCGCCCGCCGCCGGCGGGCCGCTGGACCTCGTCGCACACGGCAGGACCGGGCTCCTCGTGGCACCCGGCGACGCGGCCGCCGTACGCGACGCCGTCTGGTCGCTCGCCGAGGACCCGCTGCGCCGTCTCGCCTACGGGGCAGCCGGCCGCAGCACGGTCGAAGGGCGGACCTGGGCGGCCGTCGGTGACCAGCTCGTCGGCCACTACGAAGACGTCCTCGACGCGCGGACGGCGGTGGCGGCATGA
- a CDS encoding ankyrin repeat domain-containing protein produces the protein MSEVPDPEVVELATKIFDLARRGESEQLASYVDAGVSANLTNDRGDTLVMLAAYHGHAEAVRALLARGADADRANDRGQTPLAGAVFKGADEVIRALLDGGADPAAGTPSAVDTARMFGKAELLELFGTS, from the coding sequence ATGAGCGAAGTCCCCGACCCCGAGGTCGTGGAACTGGCGACCAAGATCTTCGATCTTGCGCGCCGGGGCGAGAGCGAACAGCTCGCCTCCTATGTCGACGCGGGTGTATCGGCGAACCTCACGAACGACCGTGGCGACACCCTCGTGATGCTCGCCGCCTATCACGGGCACGCCGAGGCGGTCCGCGCGCTCCTCGCGCGCGGCGCCGACGCCGACCGCGCCAACGACCGGGGCCAGACCCCGCTCGCGGGCGCCGTCTTCAAGGGCGCGGACGAAGTGATCCGGGCATTGCTGGACGGCGGTGCCGACCCGGCGGCGGGGACCCCGTCGGCGGTCGACACCGCCCGGATGTTCGGCAAGGCGGAGCTTCTGGAGCTCTTTGGCACTTCCTGA
- a CDS encoding glycosyltransferase: protein MSGLRIVRLANFVAPASGGLRTALRELGAGYRAAGHEPVLIVPGERAAEHESAQGRVITLPGTLLPGTGGYRVLTDRRRVAELLERLAPDRIEVSDRTTLRWTGEWARRARVPAVMVSHETADGVLRTWGLPEKVALRAADALNSRTAHAYARVVCTTEYAEREFIRIGARNVVRAPLGVDLERCHPGLRDPAVRERYARVGEVLLVLCSRLSVEKRPGTALDALAALRRRGTQAVLVVAGDGPLRARLEQQARARRLPVRFLGHVADRGRLAALQAAADVCLAPGPAETFGLAALEAMACGTPVVASASSALPEVVGSAGGVAQDTGEAFAVAVTELVARPRDERREAARARAECFGWGAAVDAFLQAHDAVRVRAEVPLRGTADVSLRGTVDVPIRVTGRDAV, encoded by the coding sequence ATGAGCGGGCTGCGGATCGTGCGTCTCGCCAACTTCGTCGCGCCCGCATCGGGCGGGCTGCGGACCGCCCTGCGGGAGTTGGGGGCCGGCTACCGCGCCGCCGGGCACGAGCCCGTCCTGATCGTGCCGGGGGAGCGGGCCGCCGAGCACGAGAGCGCGCAGGGCCGCGTCATCACGCTGCCGGGGACGCTGCTTCCCGGCACCGGGGGCTACCGGGTCCTCACCGACCGGCGGCGCGTGGCCGAACTGCTCGAGCGTCTCGCCCCCGACCGGATCGAGGTGTCCGACCGTACGACCCTGAGGTGGACAGGGGAGTGGGCACGGCGTGCCCGGGTGCCCGCCGTGATGGTGTCCCACGAGACGGCCGACGGCGTCCTGCGGACCTGGGGGCTGCCCGAGAAGGTCGCCCTGCGCGCCGCCGACGCGCTCAACTCCCGCACCGCGCACGCCTACGCGCGCGTGGTGTGCACGACCGAGTACGCCGAACGCGAGTTCATCCGCATCGGGGCACGCAACGTCGTACGCGCCCCGCTCGGCGTCGATCTGGAGCGCTGTCACCCGGGCCTGCGGGACCCCGCCGTGCGGGAGCGGTACGCGCGCGTGGGTGAGGTGCTGCTCGTCCTGTGCTCGCGTCTGTCCGTGGAGAAGCGGCCCGGGACCGCACTCGACGCGCTGGCCGCCCTCCGTCGCCGGGGGACGCAGGCGGTACTCGTCGTCGCCGGGGACGGGCCGTTGCGGGCCCGGCTCGAACAGCAGGCGCGCGCACGGAGGTTGCCGGTGAGGTTCCTCGGGCACGTCGCGGACCGCGGGCGGCTTGCGGCGTTGCAGGCCGCCGCCGACGTGTGCCTCGCGCCGGGACCCGCGGAGACGTTCGGGCTCGCCGCGCTCGAGGCGATGGCCTGCGGCACACCCGTCGTCGCCAGCGCGTCGTCCGCGCTGCCCGAGGTCGTGGGGTCCGCCGGGGGAGTCGCACAGGACACCGGTGAGGCGTTCGCCGTCGCGGTGACGGAACTCGTCGCACGGCCCCGGGACGAACGCCGCGAGGCCGCACGCGCGCGTGCGGAGTGCTTCGGGTGGGGCGCCGCGGTGGACGCCTTCCTGCAGGCGCATGACGCGGTACGGGTGAGGGCCGAGGTGCCTCTGCGGGGGACGGCGGACGTTTCTCTGCGGGGGACGGTCGACGTGCCGATACGGGTGACCGGGCGGGATGCCGTATGA
- a CDS encoding biotin-dependent carboxyltransferase family protein, producing MRGPGHAHLGVPHSGALDLPAARLANRLVGNPPAAAVLETTLDGCAVRPRCEVTVAVVGAPCRVTVDGRPVAWGAPVRIPAGALLDLGPALCGVRSYAAFAGGVAVEPVLGSRSTDLLSGLGPAPLADGAVLPLGTVSTVHARVDIAPQPGPPRELVLRVSLGPRADWFAAASLRAPTTRAYRVSSASNHIGLRTEEPPPFRASEGELPSEGMALGAVQVPPDGRPVVFLADHPTTGGCPVVAVVRREDLPAAAQATPGTPVRFVVSSRWRAADG from the coding sequence GTGCGTGGGCCCGGACACGCGCATCTCGGGGTGCCGCACTCCGGCGCGCTCGACCTCCCCGCCGCCCGCCTCGCCAACCGGCTCGTCGGCAACCCGCCCGCGGCCGCCGTCCTGGAGACCACCCTCGACGGATGTGCCGTACGGCCGCGTTGCGAGGTGACGGTCGCCGTGGTGGGCGCGCCGTGCAGGGTGACCGTGGACGGACGGCCGGTCGCCTGGGGCGCGCCCGTACGGATCCCGGCCGGGGCGCTCCTCGACCTCGGACCCGCGCTCTGCGGGGTACGCAGTTACGCGGCGTTCGCCGGTGGGGTGGCCGTCGAGCCGGTCCTCGGCAGCCGGTCGACCGACCTGCTCTCCGGGCTCGGCCCGGCCCCCCTCGCGGACGGCGCGGTGCTCCCCCTGGGCACGGTGTCGACGGTGCACGCGCGCGTGGACATAGCCCCGCAGCCGGGGCCGCCGCGTGAGTTGGTGCTGCGTGTCTCGCTCGGGCCGCGCGCGGACTGGTTCGCTGCGGCGTCCCTGCGCGCGCCGACCACACGCGCGTACCGCGTGTCGTCGGCGAGCAACCACATCGGCCTGCGAACGGAAGAGCCGCCCCCGTTCAGGGCGTCGGAGGGCGAACTCCCCAGTGAGGGAATGGCCCTTGGGGCCGTACAGGTACCGCCGGACGGCAGGCCGGTCGTGTTCCTCGCCGACCACCCGACGACGGGCGGCTGTCCCGTGGTCGCGGTCGTACGCCGGGAAGACCTGCCCGCCGCGGCACAGGCGACCCCGGGCACACCGGTCCGTTTCGTCGTTTCGTCCCGGTGGCGGGCCGCTGACGGGTAG
- a CDS encoding HEAT repeat domain-containing protein gives MFDPVIAPSGTLLGLLQRGRGDGTLHALTAPRAEALAALNHCVLSDPRHDWQVENRSLYYARLYLDLHGELGEIERHLFDPDDVLNTDESRTGLALAVLGHLASYGRRDALELLRRYAAFGSSWAWALDELALRDDDAGLRVLAAPILDRFPEGAEGDAELAAAVRDAFEPRPWRLWADDPREAIGARVRAAQERGSFDQWQRQMRPSGPRPGWSVRAVFDWAQEGLERGAVLYVPAARCLTAVAGPGDRAEIVQAALTGHDGARSTALRYLADAHDPDVLDLIEAAVESPSHAVVDAALDAFERMRTVASLERARRWAPRPDALGAAAGRMLACRGGAQDTELVLAALREAVRGEGADAPTLWPLVDGAGRLGIACAAPVLRHVYRETASSHLRGHAAKALAATDPSFAAGFAVECLWDCEESTREVAARHAETGDARVVDQLRRLAADPAEEAEVQTAVRSRIGPDATAL, from the coding sequence ATGTTCGATCCGGTCATAGCGCCCAGCGGTACGCTGCTCGGCCTGCTGCAGAGGGGCCGTGGCGACGGCACCCTGCACGCGCTGACGGCGCCGCGCGCCGAAGCGCTCGCGGCTCTCAATCACTGTGTGCTGAGCGACCCCCGCCACGACTGGCAGGTGGAGAACCGCTCGCTGTACTACGCCCGTCTCTACCTCGACCTCCACGGAGAGCTCGGGGAGATCGAGCGGCACCTCTTCGACCCCGACGACGTCCTCAATACGGACGAGTCGCGCACGGGCCTCGCGCTCGCGGTCCTCGGCCACCTCGCCTCGTACGGCAGGCGCGACGCCCTGGAGCTGTTGCGCCGCTACGCCGCCTTCGGGTCCAGCTGGGCCTGGGCGCTCGACGAGCTGGCCCTGCGCGACGACGACGCGGGTCTGCGCGTGCTCGCCGCCCCCATCCTCGACAGATTCCCCGAGGGCGCCGAGGGCGACGCCGAACTGGCCGCCGCCGTGCGCGACGCCTTCGAACCGCGCCCTTGGCGGCTGTGGGCCGACGACCCCAGGGAAGCCATCGGCGCCCGCGTGCGCGCCGCTCAGGAACGCGGCTCCTTCGACCAGTGGCAGCGCCAGATGCGCCCCTCCGGGCCACGCCCCGGGTGGAGCGTGCGGGCCGTCTTCGACTGGGCCCAGGAAGGCCTCGAACGGGGAGCCGTCCTGTACGTGCCCGCCGCGCGCTGCCTGACCGCCGTCGCCGGACCCGGCGACAGGGCCGAGATCGTCCAGGCCGCGCTCACCGGGCATGACGGCGCCCGCAGCACGGCACTGCGCTATCTCGCCGACGCCCATGATCCCGACGTACTCGATCTGATCGAGGCCGCCGTGGAGAGTCCCTCGCACGCTGTCGTGGACGCCGCCCTCGACGCCTTCGAACGCATGCGGACGGTCGCCTCTCTGGAGCGCGCCCGCCGCTGGGCCCCCAGGCCCGACGCCCTCGGCGCCGCCGCGGGACGCATGCTCGCCTGCCGCGGCGGCGCCCAGGACACCGAACTGGTCCTGGCCGCACTGCGCGAGGCGGTGCGCGGCGAAGGCGCCGACGCACCGACACTGTGGCCCCTGGTCGACGGGGCCGGGCGCCTCGGCATCGCCTGCGCCGCCCCCGTCCTGCGCCACGTCTACAGAGAGACCGCCTCGTCCCATCTGCGCGGCCACGCCGCCAAGGCCCTGGCCGCCACCGACCCGTCCTTCGCCGCCGGATTCGCCGTCGAATGCCTGTGGGACTGCGAGGAATCGACCCGTGAGGTCGCCGCGCGCCACGCGGAGACGGGCGACGCGCGCGTCGTGGACCAGCTCCGGAGACTCGCCGCCGACCCGGCCGAGGAGGCCGAGGTGCAGACCGCGGTGCGCAGCAGAATAGGACCGGACGCGACGGCTTTGTGA